The proteins below are encoded in one region of Indicator indicator isolate 239-I01 chromosome 34, UM_Iind_1.1, whole genome shotgun sequence:
- the POU2AF1 gene encoding POU domain class 2-associating factor 1: PEQQPQPRPYQGVRVKEPVKELLKRKRGIAHNATAAAATTVVLPHQPLPPYSPMGQPCIDVDATSSALPVTDEGALCSGWTSQPSSTTLQPLTQWTTYPDYVSHEAASSPYTADMYVQPMCPSYTLVGPSSVLTYASQPLLTNFAPRSTTPAVVPPLEVTDQQPPLTYFPWAQPLSALPASTLQYQPASSPLSGPQFVPVPISIPEPGPQELEDARRAVGTLPLEKLLLEDEDNDTILHIYAAKGMREYTLAAAERVKPLRRLDAKEHRGKTPLLVAVTARQPAIVYDLIQAGADVNAVDNKGQSALHLAATYGYGQVLQVILSQGFPLDLETKDFEGHTPLHCAVLAHNALLQEQGGQVLKEEQQKDLQHRREELESCIQLLVQAGASIHSRDVKSNKTVLHYTVQDGNISLLRYFLELNAFKSKDFVNSKAHGNTPLHMAAALPCDKNQKEIIQLLLEHGADPSVRNLDNDQPIHMAPAGKAGDQDVCMQ, encoded by the exons GTGGTTTTGCCCCACCAGCCGCTTCCTCCCTACTCACCAATGG GCCAGCCTTGCATTGATGTGGATGCTaccagctctgcactgcctgtCACTGATGAAGGagctctctgctctggctggaccTCCCAGCCCTCTTCTACAACCTTGCAGCCTTTGACTCAGTGGACCACTTACCCTGATTATGTGTCTCATGAAGCTGCCAGCTCTCCATACACTGCAGATATGTATGTTCAGCCTATGTGTCCCAGTTACACACTGGTGGGACCTTCATCTGTTCTGACTTATGCTTCTCAACCGCTGCTCACCAATTTTGCA CCTCGAAGCACCACCCCTGCTGTTGTGCCTCCGCTGGAGGTGACAGACCAGCAGCCACCTCTCACGTACTTCCCATGGGCACAGCCCCTCTCTGCGCTGCCAGCCTCCACTTTGCAGTACCAGCCAGCTTCTTCCCCGCTTTCTGGGCCACAGTTTGTGCCTGTGCCAATCTCCATTCCTGAGCCAGGCCcccaggagctggaggatgCCAGACGAGCCGTCGGCACGCTGCCCCtcgagaagctgctgctggaagatgAAGACAATGATAC AATTCTACATATTTATGCAGCTAAAGGTATGAGGGAGTATACCTTGGCAGCTGCAGAGCGTGTGAAGCCGCTGCGGAGACTTGATGCCAAGGAACACAGAGGAAAG ACTCCTCTGCTGGTTGCTGTCactgccaggcagccagcaatCGTCTATGATTTGATCCAGGCAGGAGCAGATGTCAATGCTGTAGACAACAAAGGGCAGTCAGCCTTACATCTTGCTGCAACATATGGGTATGGCCAAGTCCTTCAG GTCATACTGTCACAGGGTTTCCCTCTTGATTTAGAAACAAAGGATTTTGAAG GCCATACCCCACTCCACTGTGCTGTTCTGGCACACAATGCCCTGCTCCAGGAGCAAGGGGGCCAGGTGCtgaaggaggagcagcagaaagatctgcagcacagaagggaagagttggaaTCCTGCAtccagctgctggtgcaggcagGAGCCTCCATCCACAGCAGG GATGTGAAAAGCAACAAGACAGTTCTCCACTACACAGTCCAGGAtgggaacatctccctgctcagGTACTTCTTGGAGCTGAATGCTTTCAAGTCCAAGGACTTTGTCAACAGCAAG GCACATGGCAACACACCTTTGCATATGGCAGCTGCACTGCCCTGTgacaagaaccagaaggaaatcATTCAGCTGCTCCTCGAGCACGGGGCAGACCCAAGCGTCCGAAACCTAGACAACGATCAGCCCATCCACATGGCTCCTGCTGGGAAAGCTGGGGATCAG GATGTCTGCATGCAGTAG